One Thermicanus aegyptius DSM 12793 DNA segment encodes these proteins:
- the prfB gene encoding peptide chain release factor 2 (programmed frameshift) has product MDFTEIKQELTSLEKRLAEIGRSLDVEGKKKRISQLEEKIAAPDFWDDQGEAQKVIGEMNELKEKVERLEEIGRELDDLLLTYELAKEEGEEEAFLPELEKGVRKVSRDFSEFELELLLNEPYDKNNAILELHPGAGGTESQDWASMLLRMYIRYAERHGFKVETLDYLPGEEAGVKSVTLLIRGKNAYGYLKAEKGVHRLVRISPFDASGRRHTSFVSCNVMPEVDENVKVEIREEDLKIDVYRSSGAGGQHVNTTDSAVRITHLPTGIVVTCQSERSQIQNRERAMKILAARLLEKEMEEREKKLAELAGEQKEIGWGNQIRSYVFHPYSMVKDHRTNYEVGNVQAVMDGELDEFIDAFLRMKL; this is encoded by the exons ATGGATTTTACAGAGATTAAACAGGAATTAACATCGCTGGAGAAGCGTCTGGCGGAAATCGGGAGGTCCCTT GACGTCGAAGGGAAAAAGAAGCGAATCTCTCAATTGGAGGAGAAGATTGCAGCCCCCGATTTCTGGGATGACCAGGGAGAGGCTCAGAAGGTGATCGGAGAAATGAACGAGCTGAAGGAAAAGGTGGAACGTCTAGAGGAAATAGGCCGAGAATTGGACGACCTCCTGCTTACGTATGAACTGGCGAAAGAGGAAGGGGAAGAGGAAGCGTTTCTTCCTGAATTGGAAAAAGGGGTTCGGAAAGTAAGCCGGGATTTTTCCGAATTTGAACTGGAGCTTCTCTTAAATGAACCGTATGACAAGAACAATGCCATTTTGGAGCTTCATCCCGGGGCAGGGGGAACGGAGTCCCAGGATTGGGCCTCCATGCTTCTCCGCATGTATATCCGTTATGCGGAACGGCATGGGTTTAAGGTAGAAACCCTTGATTATCTGCCCGGAGAGGAGGCGGGGGTTAAGAGCGTCACGCTTCTTATTCGGGGAAAGAATGCCTATGGTTATTTAAAGGCGGAAAAAGGGGTACACCGTTTGGTTCGCATCTCCCCCTTTGACGCCTCGGGAAGACGCCACACTTCCTTTGTCTCCTGCAACGTTATGCCGGAAGTAGATGAAAACGTGAAGGTGGAGATCCGGGAAGAGGATTTGAAGATCGATGTCTACCGCTCCAGCGGTGCGGGAGGGCAGCATGTAAATACGACCGATTCTGCAGTTCGCATCACGCACCTTCCCACAGGAATCGTCGTCACATGCCAGTCGGAGCGCTCCCAGATCCAAAATAGGGAACGTGCCATGAAGATTTTGGCCGCACGCCTCCTGGAGAAAGAGATGGAGGAGCGGGAGAAGAAACTGGCCGAACTCGCCGGCGAACAAAAGGAGATCGGCTGGGGGAATCAAATCCGTTCCTATGTCTTTCACCCCTACAGCATGGTGAAGGACCACCGCACCAACTATGAAGTGGGCAACGTACAAGCCGTGATGGATGGGGAACTGGACGAATTTATCGATGCCTTCCTCAGGATGAAGCTATAG
- the secA gene encoding preprotein translocase subunit SecA: MFNALRKVFPSYNEREIKRYMRKVEEINALEESISRLSDEELRRKTDHFKDRLAKGETLDDLLVEAFAVVREASKRVLGMRHFDVQLIGGMVLHDGRIAEMKTGEGKTLVATLAVYLNALEGKGVHVVTVNDYLAGRDKNEMGKIYEFLGLTVGLNVHGLSNQEKQAAYQADITYGTNNEFGFDYLRDNMVLYKEQIVQRPLHFAIVDEVDSILIDEARTPLIISGMAKKGTDLYYAADRFASRLRADEDYTVDVKANAATLTEKGVEKAEEFFHIENLYDPANMEINHHVQQALKAHTLMKRDVDYVVEDGEVIIVDEFTGRLMHGRRYSDGLHQAIEAKEGLRVQQESMTLATITLQNYFRMYKKLAGMTGTAKTEEEEFKSIYGMDVVVIPTNRPMIRVDAPDVIFKTERAKFRAVVEEIKRRHQTGQPVLVGTISIEISELLSEHLKKLKIPHNVLNAKYHAQEAEIIAKAGQRGAVTIATNMAGRGTDIKLGEGVAELGGLCIIGTERHEARRIDNQLRGRAGRQGDPGFSQFYISMEDDLMRKFGSENMMGMMDRLGFTEDEPIESRMITKAVETAQKRVEATNFDRRRVVLQYDDVMNQQRDIIYSQRREVLFSENVKHIIISMMESHLKHVVGVHCPDELVPEEWDLGALISHLNGTIFQEGDLSEKELKGKEKEEILDFLIARTHEKYERREKEITPEVMREFEKVVLLRSVDSKWMDHIDAMDQLRQGIHLRAYAQTDPLREYQLEGFQMFNEMIRSIEEEVSTYIMKAQVGVSSLVRVAVAEGEAVQPSDGEEKPKKRQPVVRGEKIGRNDPCPCGSGKKYKHCHGAIQQPVENK, translated from the coding sequence ATGTTTAACGCATTGCGAAAAGTATTTCCGAGTTACAATGAGCGCGAGATCAAGAGATATATGCGGAAGGTTGAGGAGATTAATGCCCTCGAAGAGAGTATAAGTCGCTTAAGCGACGAAGAGCTCAGGCGGAAGACGGACCACTTTAAAGACCGGCTAGCCAAGGGGGAGACCCTGGATGATCTTTTGGTTGAGGCGTTTGCCGTCGTCCGCGAAGCATCCAAAAGGGTATTGGGCATGCGCCATTTTGATGTGCAGCTCATCGGCGGGATGGTTCTCCACGACGGGCGGATTGCCGAGATGAAGACCGGGGAAGGAAAAACCCTCGTGGCAACCTTAGCCGTCTACCTGAATGCGTTGGAAGGGAAAGGCGTTCATGTGGTTACCGTAAACGATTATCTGGCGGGCCGGGACAAAAACGAGATGGGAAAGATTTATGAGTTCCTTGGTCTTACGGTGGGGCTGAATGTCCATGGCCTTTCCAATCAGGAAAAGCAGGCGGCATACCAGGCGGATATTACCTACGGGACCAATAATGAGTTCGGTTTCGATTATCTCCGGGATAACATGGTTCTCTATAAAGAGCAGATCGTGCAGCGCCCCCTCCATTTTGCCATCGTCGACGAGGTGGACAGCATCCTGATCGACGAAGCGAGAACCCCCCTCATCATCTCCGGAATGGCGAAGAAGGGGACGGATCTCTACTATGCGGCGGATCGGTTCGCCTCCCGCCTCCGTGCCGATGAGGATTATACGGTCGATGTGAAAGCAAATGCCGCGACTCTCACGGAAAAAGGAGTGGAGAAGGCGGAAGAGTTTTTCCACATCGAGAACCTTTACGATCCTGCCAATATGGAGATTAACCACCATGTGCAACAAGCCTTGAAGGCTCATACCCTCATGAAGAGGGATGTAGATTATGTGGTGGAGGACGGGGAAGTGATCATCGTGGACGAGTTTACCGGCCGTCTGATGCATGGGCGCCGGTACAGCGACGGCCTCCACCAGGCCATCGAGGCGAAAGAGGGACTTAGGGTGCAGCAGGAATCGATGACGCTGGCCACGATTACCTTGCAGAATTATTTCCGGATGTATAAAAAGCTGGCGGGGATGACCGGTACCGCGAAGACGGAGGAAGAGGAGTTTAAATCGATTTACGGAATGGATGTTGTGGTTATTCCCACCAATCGTCCGATGATTCGGGTGGATGCCCCCGATGTGATCTTCAAAACGGAGCGGGCCAAGTTCCGTGCCGTTGTGGAAGAGATTAAACGGCGCCATCAGACGGGACAACCTGTCTTGGTTGGAACCATCTCCATCGAAATCTCGGAACTTCTCTCGGAACACCTGAAGAAGCTGAAGATTCCCCATAATGTCCTTAATGCCAAGTATCACGCCCAGGAAGCGGAGATTATCGCGAAGGCGGGTCAGAGAGGGGCGGTGACGATCGCCACCAACATGGCAGGGCGCGGTACCGACATTAAGCTCGGAGAAGGAGTAGCCGAGTTAGGCGGCCTCTGCATTATCGGGACGGAACGCCACGAAGCCCGCCGGATCGATAATCAGCTGAGGGGTCGTGCCGGTCGTCAAGGAGATCCTGGTTTTTCCCAATTTTACATCTCTATGGAAGATGACCTGATGCGAAAGTTCGGTTCCGAGAATATGATGGGAATGATGGATCGCCTGGGCTTTACCGAGGATGAACCCATCGAAAGCCGAATGATCACCAAAGCGGTGGAGACGGCCCAAAAGCGGGTAGAAGCCACCAACTTTGACCGCCGACGCGTCGTCCTCCAATACGATGATGTGATGAACCAACAGCGGGATATCATCTACTCCCAACGACGGGAGGTTCTTTTCAGCGAAAATGTGAAGCACATCATCATTTCCATGATGGAGAGCCACTTGAAGCATGTGGTAGGGGTTCATTGCCCGGATGAACTGGTTCCGGAGGAGTGGGATTTGGGAGCCCTCATCTCCCACCTGAACGGAACGATCTTCCAGGAAGGGGACCTGTCTGAGAAGGAGCTAAAGGGGAAGGAAAAAGAAGAAATCCTCGATTTTCTCATTGCGCGAACCCATGAGAAATATGAACGGCGGGAGAAGGAGATTACTCCCGAGGTCATGCGGGAGTTTGAAAAGGTGGTTCTTCTCCGTTCCGTGGATAGCAAATGGATGGATCATATCGATGCCATGGATCAGCTCCGCCAAGGGATTCATCTGCGGGCGTATGCCCAAACCGATCCGCTTCGGGAGTATCAGCTGGAAGGCTTCCAGATGTTTAATGAGATGATCCGAAGCATCGAAGAGGAGGTTTCTACCTATATCATGAAGGCGCAGGTGGGAGTCTCTTCCCTCGTCCGCGTTGCCGTGGCGGAAGGGGAGGCGGTTCAGCCTTCCGACGGGGAAGAAAAGCCGAAGAAGAGACAACCTGTGGTCCGTGGAGAAAAGATCGGACGAAACGATCCCTGCCCATGCGGGAGCGGAAAGAAATATAAGCACTGCCATGGGGCGATTCAACAACCTGTGGAGAATAAGTAA
- the hpf gene encoding ribosome hibernation-promoting factor, HPF/YfiA family: protein MDFLIRGENIEVTPALKDYVEKRMSKLDKYFEYDRDIEATVTLKVYKDGHRVEVTIPLTGLLLRAEDKSEDMYASIDNVVDKLERQVRKYKTRVNRKLRESDGLKGAIYINGNGKTENPDEEEELEIVRTKRFNLKPMDAEEAILQMNLLGHNFFVFQNVDTNEVSVVYKRKDGRYGLIEPEA, encoded by the coding sequence ATGGATTTCTTGATCCGTGGCGAGAACATTGAGGTGACACCTGCGTTAAAGGATTATGTCGAAAAAAGAATGAGTAAACTGGATAAGTATTTTGAATATGATCGGGACATCGAAGCCACTGTAACCCTGAAAGTGTATAAGGATGGGCATCGGGTGGAAGTGACCATTCCTCTGACAGGGCTTTTGCTCCGTGCCGAAGATAAGAGCGAGGATATGTATGCCTCGATCGATAATGTGGTGGATAAGCTGGAACGGCAGGTGAGGAAATATAAGACCCGGGTGAACCGGAAACTTCGGGAAAGCGATGGGCTGAAAGGTGCAATTTACATCAACGGAAACGGGAAGACGGAAAACCCGGATGAGGAAGAGGAATTGGAGATTGTCCGTACCAAACGGTTTAACCTGAAACCGATGGATGCGGAAGAGGCCATTTTACAGATGAATCTGTTGGGGCACAACTTCTTCGTCTTCCAAAATGTGGACACCAACGAAGTAAGCGTGGTTTATAAGCGGAAGGATGGCCGCTACGGATTGATTGAACCGGAAGCGTAA
- a CDS encoding cold-shock protein encodes MLEGRVKWFNATKGYGFIEREGGEDVFVHYSAINGEGYKTLEEGQTVEFEIVQGARGPQAANVTKR; translated from the coding sequence GTGTTAGAAGGACGTGTAAAATGGTTTAATGCAACGAAAGGGTATGGGTTTATTGAACGCGAAGGCGGAGAGGATGTTTTCGTCCACTATTCTGCCATTAACGGAGAAGGTTACAAGACCTTGGAAGAAGGGCAGACGGTAGAGTTTGAAATCGTGCAGGGAGCAAGGGGCCCCCAAGCAGCCAATGTAACCAAGAGGTAA
- a CDS encoding DUF3899 domain-containing protein: MNVRALKIHIPIFLGILLFIILMAIRSEKPFLLSFINYSFLVGLFLFLVGSVILIILWGTFDLLVKGFSLFSRRLTKEEEELLDVEEGDREEARKERKEENLRLGFLLLTEGLLLVFVSFLLLPFLS, from the coding sequence ATGAACGTTCGTGCCCTTAAAATCCACATCCCCATCTTCTTGGGGATCCTCCTTTTCATCATCCTCATGGCTATTCGCTCGGAAAAACCTTTTCTCCTCTCCTTTATCAATTATTCCTTTCTCGTCGGGCTCTTCCTTTTTCTGGTCGGATCCGTCATCCTCATCATCCTCTGGGGAACCTTCGACCTTTTGGTCAAGGGCTTCTCTCTCTTCAGCCGGCGTCTCACCAAAGAGGAGGAGGAACTCCTCGACGTGGAGGAGGGAGACCGAGAAGAAGCGCGGAAAGAAAGAAAAGAGGAGAACCTCCGCTTAGGGTTCCTCCTCCTTACAGAGGGTCTTCTCCTCGTTTTCGTTTCTTTCCTCTTACTCCCCTTCCTCTCATAA
- a CDS encoding ABC transporter ATP-binding protein translates to MNRTAKVQETKHEKRKILEVENLKKYFRVKRNLYVKAVENVTFDVYEGETLGLVGESGSGKSTVGRTIIRLYDATDGEVRFLGKNVHQLPRREVRQFNRDMQMIFQDPYASLNPRMTVADIIAEGIDIHGLAHNRKERMDRVYELLETVGLNREHANRFPHEFSGGQRQRIGIARALAVEPKFIIADEPISALDVSIQAQVVNLLERLQAEKGLTYLFIAHDLSMVRHISNRVGVMYLGSLMELASSYDLYEEPLHPYTKALLSAIPIPDPDVEHKRERIVLEGEIPSPINPPSGCRFRTRCPHASERCAALVPEWKEVKQNHWVACHLYS, encoded by the coding sequence ATGAATCGAACGGCAAAGGTTCAAGAGACGAAGCATGAAAAAAGGAAAATACTAGAAGTAGAGAATCTGAAGAAATATTTCCGGGTAAAGCGAAACCTCTATGTAAAAGCGGTGGAGAATGTTACCTTTGATGTCTATGAAGGGGAAACGCTCGGCCTCGTAGGGGAGAGCGGTTCGGGAAAATCAACGGTGGGACGGACCATTATTCGCCTCTATGATGCCACCGATGGGGAGGTTCGTTTCCTGGGGAAAAATGTCCATCAACTTCCTCGCCGGGAGGTGCGGCAATTTAACCGGGATATGCAAATGATCTTTCAGGACCCGTATGCTTCCCTCAATCCCCGCATGACGGTGGCCGATATTATCGCCGAGGGAATTGACATTCATGGCCTGGCCCATAACCGGAAGGAGCGCATGGATCGCGTTTATGAACTCCTCGAGACGGTGGGCCTCAACCGGGAGCATGCAAACCGTTTCCCCCATGAATTTAGTGGCGGGCAGAGGCAGCGGATCGGGATCGCCAGGGCTTTGGCGGTTGAACCGAAGTTTATTATTGCCGACGAACCGATCTCAGCCCTAGACGTCTCCATTCAGGCCCAGGTGGTCAACCTCTTGGAACGGCTTCAGGCCGAAAAGGGACTCACCTATCTCTTTATCGCCCATGATCTCTCCATGGTGCGCCATATTTCCAATCGGGTCGGGGTGATGTATCTGGGAAGCCTGATGGAGCTCGCCTCAAGCTACGATCTGTATGAGGAGCCTCTTCATCCGTATACGAAGGCTCTTCTTTCCGCCATTCCCATCCCAGATCCGGATGTGGAGCATAAACGGGAGCGGATTGTTTTGGAAGGCGAGATTCCAAGCCCCATCAATCCCCCCAGTGGTTGCCGCTTCCGCACCCGTTGCCCCCATGCCTCGGAGCGGTGTGCCGCTCTTGTGCCGGAATGGAAAGAAGTGAAACAAAACCATTGGGTTGCTTGTCATCTCTATAGTTGA
- a CDS encoding ABC transporter ATP-binding protein has product MAKNPLLEVIDLHVSFHTYAGEVKAVRGVSFELEEGETLAIVGESGSGKSVTSQTIMRLLPSPPTEIKQGKILFNGRDLTRLTDKEMEKVRGSEIGMIFQDPMTSLNPTMTIGKQISEGLIKHFKRSPREAMKEAINLLELVGIPNPETRVKQYPHQFSGGMRQRAMIAIALACRPKLLIADEPTTALDVTIQAQILELMQSLQKKTGTAIILITHDLGVVAKMAHKVAVMYAGQIVEKGTVEQIFYRPEHPYTWGLMRSIPRLDLHTKGELVAIPGTPPDLLNPPKGCPFAARCGYAMEVCKELPPDTTHVGQGHLVSCWLKHPMAPKVEPPVGIGGMRP; this is encoded by the coding sequence ATGGCTAAGAACCCATTGCTTGAAGTAATCGACTTGCATGTCTCTTTTCATACCTATGCGGGAGAGGTAAAGGCGGTCCGTGGGGTATCCTTTGAACTGGAGGAAGGGGAGACCCTGGCGATCGTCGGTGAATCGGGCAGCGGCAAGAGTGTCACCTCCCAGACCATTATGCGCCTTCTTCCTTCTCCTCCCACCGAGATTAAGCAGGGAAAGATCCTCTTTAACGGCAGGGATTTGACCCGCCTGACGGACAAGGAGATGGAGAAGGTGAGGGGCTCCGAGATCGGCATGATCTTTCAGGATCCCATGACCTCCTTGAACCCGACCATGACGATCGGAAAACAGATTTCTGAGGGGCTGATCAAGCATTTTAAGAGAAGTCCGAGAGAAGCGATGAAGGAAGCGATTAATCTCTTGGAACTGGTCGGCATCCCGAATCCGGAGACCCGGGTGAAGCAGTATCCCCATCAATTCTCTGGAGGGATGCGGCAGCGGGCCATGATCGCCATCGCCCTCGCCTGCCGGCCCAAGCTGCTCATCGCCGACGAGCCTACCACCGCCTTGGACGTGACCATCCAGGCGCAAATTTTGGAATTGATGCAGTCCCTGCAGAAGAAGACGGGGACGGCGATTATCCTGATCACCCACGACCTGGGCGTGGTGGCGAAGATGGCTCATAAGGTAGCCGTCATGTACGCCGGACAAATCGTGGAAAAAGGTACCGTGGAGCAGATCTTCTATCGGCCTGAGCACCCGTATACCTGGGGGCTCATGCGTTCCATCCCCCGCCTTGACCTTCATACGAAAGGGGAATTGGTTGCGATTCCCGGTACCCCCCCGGATCTTCTCAATCCTCCGAAGGGTTGCCCCTTTGCGGCCCGTTGCGGTTATGCGATGGAAGTATGCAAAGAGCTTCCCCCGGACACGACCCATGTGGGACAAGGGCACCTGGTAAGCTGTTGGTTGAAGCATCCCATGGCACCTAAAGTGGAACCACCTGTAGGGATAGGGGGAATGAGACCATGA
- a CDS encoding ABC transporter permease, with protein sequence MNGQPQIELNENLFRPLKGEMDAELISRPSITFWQDVWRRLRQNPVAMASLIFLLLVLFFAIFAPIFSPYKYDALTLNEVNLPPGGQHWFGTDEFGRDLWVRVWIGARISLFIAVVAGIIDLLVGVILGALAGYIGGKFDSFVMRVIEILAGIPWLVMVILFMLVLGTGIASMIAAMAVTGWVTMARLVRGQVMQLKNQEFILAAKTLGAPLSRIMSKHLLPNVLGIIIVRLTMNIPAIIFTEAILSFLGLGLQPPLASWGVLVNDGFQLIRSYSWNFWFPAIAISLTTLAFNLLGDGLRDAIDPRLRK encoded by the coding sequence ATGAACGGCCAACCGCAGATTGAACTGAACGAAAATCTTTTTAGACCCCTGAAGGGTGAGATGGATGCAGAGCTCATCTCCCGCCCCAGCATCACCTTTTGGCAGGATGTGTGGAGAAGGCTTCGGCAAAATCCGGTAGCCATGGCTTCCCTTATATTTCTTCTTCTCGTTCTTTTCTTTGCCATTTTTGCGCCGATTTTTAGTCCCTATAAATATGATGCGTTGACGTTAAATGAGGTAAATCTACCTCCCGGGGGGCAGCACTGGTTCGGCACCGATGAATTTGGCCGGGATTTATGGGTACGCGTCTGGATCGGGGCGCGGATCTCTCTCTTTATCGCCGTCGTGGCCGGGATCATTGATCTCCTCGTCGGGGTGATTTTGGGGGCCCTTGCCGGTTATATCGGTGGCAAGTTTGACAGCTTCGTCATGCGGGTCATCGAGATTCTGGCCGGAATTCCCTGGCTCGTCATGGTGATCCTCTTCATGCTCGTCCTGGGAACAGGGATCGCATCGATGATCGCGGCGATGGCGGTCACAGGCTGGGTTACCATGGCCCGTTTGGTTCGGGGTCAAGTGATGCAGCTTAAAAATCAGGAATTTATCCTGGCGGCAAAGACCCTTGGGGCTCCCTTAAGCCGCATCATGAGTAAGCATCTTCTACCCAACGTATTGGGAATTATTATCGTCCGCCTCACCATGAATATTCCTGCCATCATCTTCACGGAGGCCATCTTAAGTTTTCTTGGATTAGGTCTGCAGCCGCCCCTTGCTTCCTGGGGGGTGTTGGTCAACGATGGATTTCAACTGATCCGATCCTACTCTTGGAATTTCTGGTTCCCGGCGATTGCGATCAGCCTTACCACCTTAGCCTTTAACCTCTTGGGAGACGGACTTCGCGATGCGATCGATCCGCGACTTAGAAAGTAG
- a CDS encoding ABC transporter permease: MLRYTARKFALMLFTLFVIATITFFLIYLLPGGPYQDPTKITPTVKALFDAKYGLDKPVPIQYLRYLENLIHGDLGQSYKYLNRTVNDIIAQTFPVSAQLGLQAILFGVPIGLIFGILSALFRGKAVDYIFVFIAILGVSIPSFVLAAVFQYFLGLKLGWFPVARWGTFAHTILPSLSLAVGVIALITRLMRTSMLDVLGSDYLRTAKAKGLSNGVVIWKHGIRNALLPIVTIFGTLVVDLITGSIIIEQIFAVPGVGKHYVNSINTNDYTLVMGLTIFYSAMFIFAIFITDIAYGLVDPRIRTTGGKE, translated from the coding sequence TTGCTTAGGTATACGGCAAGGAAGTTTGCCCTCATGCTCTTTACCCTCTTTGTCATCGCTACGATTACCTTCTTTCTCATCTATCTGCTCCCCGGCGGACCCTACCAGGATCCGACAAAAATCACCCCTACGGTAAAGGCGTTGTTTGACGCAAAATATGGACTGGATAAGCCTGTGCCCATCCAATATCTTCGTTATTTGGAGAATTTGATCCATGGTGATTTGGGTCAATCCTATAAATATTTGAACCGGACGGTAAACGACATTATTGCCCAGACGTTCCCCGTCTCGGCACAGCTCGGATTGCAAGCCATTCTTTTCGGAGTGCCGATCGGCCTTATCTTTGGAATACTCTCTGCTTTGTTTCGTGGAAAAGCAGTTGATTATATATTCGTCTTCATTGCCATTTTAGGCGTCTCCATTCCCAGTTTCGTGTTGGCCGCCGTTTTTCAATATTTCCTAGGATTAAAACTGGGTTGGTTTCCGGTGGCGCGCTGGGGGACTTTCGCCCACACCATCCTTCCCTCCCTGTCATTGGCGGTCGGGGTGATCGCTCTGATTACCCGGCTGATGCGCACCTCCATGTTGGACGTGCTGGGCTCTGACTATCTCCGCACCGCGAAGGCGAAAGGGTTAAGCAATGGGGTGGTGATTTGGAAGCATGGGATCCGCAATGCCCTGCTCCCCATCGTCACCATCTTCGGAACCTTGGTGGTCGATCTCATCACCGGCTCCATCATCATCGAGCAAATCTTCGCCGTCCCCGGCGTTGGGAAGCATTATGTCAATTCCATCAACACCAATGACTACACCCTGGTTATGGGGTTAACCATCTTCTACAGCGCCATGTTCATCTTCGCCATTTTTATTACCGACATCGCCTATGGATTGGTAGACCCACGCATTCGCACCACAGGGGGAAAGGAGTGA
- a CDS encoding peptide ABC transporter substrate-binding protein, with amino-acid sequence MKRTNKWLPALLVLVLALAVGLAGCGGNQNAQPSDQGQNNTGDQGQTAKPADVQELHLMLSDEPPALDAQITTDQLSILLLGAVQEGLVRVNQDGIQPGIAEKWDVSQDGLKYTFHLNKNAKWSNGDPVTAQDFSDAWERAANAENASQYASMITDYIKGAKEYYDYTNYLVLKKQYETDKATYEKNNKQDDGTVPTPDVVAFGKPVKDPQPVTWDQVGVKVVDPNTLEVELTQAVPYWLELTSFPTYLPINKKFYEANKDKYATEPQYLLYNGPFVLQEWLHDQKVTLTKNPTYWDANTVKLEKITFDIVKDSNTELNLYEAGDVDRTGLTREQVPQYKDDPNFKTFPEMAHFYFEFNTKVKPFDNAKVRKAISLAIDRKAYVDTILNNGSEPAYGLVPNGFLAYSGATKTFRELSEAKYGGPLFKDDPAQAKQLLAEGLQESGIDPKSFKFELLGDDTDTARKGNEFLKAMWEQNLGIKVDLVQVPFKERLKRSREGNFQVVMSGWGPDYNDPNTWLFLFETNSPYNDGKYSNKTYDELVAKARAAKTVDERVDYFIQAEKVLIQDDMGIAPVYYRNLASLQRPYVKGLFEKTFGAQFEYKWAYIEGKNQ; translated from the coding sequence ATGAAACGAACCAACAAATGGCTTCCCGCCCTATTGGTTCTCGTCCTGGCCCTAGCGGTAGGCTTGGCGGGATGCGGCGGTAACCAGAACGCGCAGCCTTCGGATCAGGGGCAAAACAATACGGGAGATCAGGGGCAAACGGCTAAGCCGGCAGATGTCCAGGAGCTTCATCTGATGCTCTCCGACGAGCCGCCGGCCCTTGATGCGCAGATTACCACGGACCAATTATCCATTCTTTTGCTAGGAGCCGTTCAGGAAGGGCTCGTTCGTGTCAACCAGGACGGGATTCAGCCTGGGATCGCTGAGAAATGGGATGTATCCCAGGATGGATTGAAATACACCTTCCATCTGAACAAGAACGCCAAGTGGTCGAACGGCGATCCGGTGACCGCCCAAGACTTCTCCGATGCCTGGGAGCGGGCGGCCAATGCGGAAAATGCATCCCAATACGCCAGCATGATCACCGACTACATCAAAGGAGCGAAGGAGTACTACGATTACACCAACTACCTCGTTCTCAAGAAGCAATATGAGACCGATAAAGCGACGTATGAAAAGAACAACAAACAGGATGACGGCACCGTTCCCACGCCCGATGTGGTCGCTTTCGGCAAGCCGGTCAAAGATCCACAACCGGTTACCTGGGATCAGGTGGGCGTGAAAGTGGTTGACCCCAACACCTTGGAGGTGGAATTGACCCAGGCGGTTCCCTACTGGCTGGAGCTGACCAGCTTCCCAACCTACTTGCCGATCAACAAGAAATTCTATGAGGCCAACAAGGATAAATATGCTACCGAACCGCAATATTTGCTCTATAACGGACCTTTCGTCTTGCAGGAATGGCTCCATGACCAAAAGGTAACCTTGACAAAGAACCCCACCTATTGGGATGCCAACACGGTGAAGCTGGAGAAAATCACCTTCGACATCGTGAAAGATTCGAACACCGAGTTGAACCTCTATGAAGCGGGCGACGTGGATCGCACCGGACTAACCCGGGAGCAGGTTCCCCAATATAAGGACGATCCGAACTTCAAAACCTTCCCGGAAATGGCGCATTTCTATTTTGAGTTTAACACCAAGGTAAAACCCTTCGACAATGCGAAGGTACGTAAGGCCATCTCCCTGGCCATCGACCGCAAAGCCTATGTGGATACCATCCTGAACAACGGTTCCGAACCGGCCTACGGCTTGGTGCCCAACGGATTCCTCGCCTACTCCGGAGCAACCAAGACCTTCCGTGAACTTTCCGAAGCGAAATACGGCGGGCCTCTCTTTAAGGATGATCCTGCACAGGCGAAACAACTCCTCGCCGAAGGCTTGCAGGAGTCGGGCATCGATCCGAAGAGCTTCAAATTTGAACTTCTTGGCGACGATACCGACACCGCCCGCAAAGGAAACGAATTCCTGAAGGCAATGTGGGAGCAAAATCTCGGCATCAAGGTTGACTTGGTTCAGGTTCCGTTTAAAGAAAGGCTGAAACGCTCCCGTGAAGGAAACTTCCAGGTTGTCATGAGCGGATGGGGGCCTGACTACAATGACCCCAACACCTGGCTCTTCCTCTTTGAAACCAACAGTCCTTACAACGATGGGAAATACTCCAACAAGACTTATGATGAACTGGTCGCCAAAGCCCGTGCGGCGAAAACCGTCGACGAGCGGGTCGACTACTTCATCCAGGCTGAGAAAGTTCTCATCCAGGACGATATGGGGATCGCCCCGGTATACTACCGGAATCTGGCTTCTCTCCAACGGCCTTATGTAAAAGGGCTCTTCGAAAAGACGTTTGGCGCCCAATTTGAGTACAAATGGGCTTATATCGAAGGGAAAAACCAATAG